GATTGTTTGATTTTCTAGGTTTCTTGGCATTTCTAATTTTTACGTGCAGATTTTTGTAGTGTGGTTGTAAATGATAGTCCAGAGAATATAATAACCATGAGATGAAAATGAACGGGAAGTGTAGGCTATGGTGGCCCAAGCAGCATTTAGCATGTGAACCGTCGTCTTCCTGTCTCTTGTTTGGATGGTTCATACCTTCTTCAGATTCCCTTGATGTCGTAGTGGCGTTCACTTGTAGTGATGTTTCACTATCTCAACTCCAATGTGATCTCAAGGTGCATCATTCTTCTTTTCACACTGTTGTTACAAGCTTTGCGCCATTTGTGCAACTCTATATAATAAAAGTGTTTATCAATTGATCACAATTTGTGGAGgagtggaattggtgttttttaaatttgttcatCGTGATGCTAAGTAGCTGGAAAGTAAAAAAGAATAATAGTAATGGTGGAGATAGGAGGAAGGAGAAACACGTTTGgtcttatatgatatttatttgtaTTGAGCATGTAGGGTGTTAAAATCATATTTCACAAGACTtccttgtttttcctttttaaggTATCAACTAGGTCACAGTCATGCAATTCCTGTAGGAGCTGCTTTCTTCCGAGTCCCTGAAAACTTGCCTTCTATAGGATTCTTTATTATTAGGACCACTTGctaatatttttcctctttgTTTTCTTATGATGGATTTTTTTAACCATAATGTATTCTCAAAAAAGAGTCAAATGAATGTATTATTACCTTCTTTCAGGAAGTTATCTGTGATACAAACAGGACCATGCCTGCAATTTTGCACGATAAGTCAGTGTTTTCTCTACTTGGACAATGTGTTCCAAAATTACGTAGAGATAGAGTTCTTTCAAGCGATGGAATTGATGTATTGAATGGAGAAAAAACCTCTTGTTATCACTATGAAAGTGGGAGGAATAGTGAGGGTAACATCACAGGTAGCTGTGGAAGATTCACCTCTCAATGCCATTATTTAGGTGGGTTGTCAGAGCAATGTAGGCAAGTCTATAGTAGAAACAGTGATTGGCTATTCTTGGAATTTGATTCTGATAAGAAGTATGAAAACTCAGAAGTACTGTGGATTCCTAAATTGGACTACCTTTGTTGGAACGGGCAGAAAGTGTCTAATTGTGATGTTCACGTATGTAAGTCATGATTAATCAATGTTGCTTTTGATTTGCTCCCAATACTTTATCAGTTAATCTTGGCTAACTGTCTTGGAATTTATGTAGGTCATTTTTTATGATTCTCCTGTATATGACTGCCATCATTTCTCTTTGCAACCTTCAAATTCATCCAAGCAAGAGAGTTCATCTTGCAAGAGGCCAAAGTGGGTTGATGAACTTAAGCAGAAGGAACTAAGTTTTGACTTGGTAATGGAAATTTTAAGGATTCTCGTTTTCAGGCTAGCAGAATTGTAGTTTCTTACATGCTTATTTACCATGTACAGGATGCTGTCATTTTGGCCATCAACTGTGCCGCAGCTGCTAAAAGACCAATTGAAAGACATTTGCATGCCAAAAGATCTCCACAGCTTTCCATTGTTGCCAGGTATTTCTTTTATGGCTTAGACTCTGGCGACTGAACTCTATAAATATTTACTTCTTATGTTTGATGTTCAACATTTTTTCCTTGCAGGTGTTATTCATTCATGTGGAGTCTTCTGGCTGTGTCTATTGCGTCACTTTCTACTCTCTTCTATAttgcttttcaatttttttacaaaCTTCATAGTATTGGATCACAATTATGGATGTCTAATGTAGTTTCAAGAATTTTCATGGCCACATGCATAAATGTCCGTATTCGGTGTTGTCAAATTTTGTATTGGCCAATCATACTTCAAGAGCGTGGCATGAGGTAAGAAATTCTATTTGGATCATTTTTCTGGTTCTGTTAATTTTCTGTTATGCCATGGGGTTTTCATTTTCGTGGACGATAAactgtttcttctttttctattctgttTGTCTTGGAAGGTCCCTATCAAATGTTGAATATGCGGAGAAATTTGCTTTACAGAAGCATTCAATGTGGACAAGCATAGCTGCTGATGTGTTGCTGGGAAATGTGGTCGGTGTGGCATTGTTATGTTATGCAGATTTTACTTGCTCATCCATTTCAAACCTTGCTAGGGATATCACA
The nucleotide sequence above comes from Benincasa hispida cultivar B227 chromosome 3, ASM972705v1, whole genome shotgun sequence. Encoded proteins:
- the LOC120073347 gene encoding phosphatidylinositol N-acetylglucosaminyltransferase subunit GPI1 isoform X1 — protein: MKMNGKCRLWWPKQHLACEPSSSCLLFGWFIPSSDSLDVVVAFTCSDVSLSQLQCDLKEVICDTNRTMPAILHDKSVFSLLGQCVPKLRRDRVLSSDGIDVLNGEKTSCYHYESGRNSEGNITGSCGRFTSQCHYLGGLSEQCRQVYSRNSDWLFLEFDSDKKYENSEVLWIPKLDYLCWNGQKVSNCDVHVIFYDSPVYDCHHFSLQPSNSSKQESSSCKRPKWVDELKQKELSFDLDAVILAINCAAAAKRPIERHLHAKRSPQLSIVARCYSFMWSLLAVSIASLSTLFYIAFQFFYKLHSIGSQLWMSNVVSRIFMATCINVRIRCCQILYWPIILQERGMRSLSNVEYAEKFALQKHSMWTSIAADVLLGNVVGVALLCYADFTCSSISNLARDITNHILRSGCVWLMGVPAGFKLNIELAGVLGIISLNAIQIWSTLWFFFGFIFVYVIKALAILGILFGGTLPAALTSDLISVATCHVSTLHWFISLIYSSQIQALAALWRIFRGQKQNPLRNRIDSYDYTVKQHIVGSLIFTPLLLLLPTTSVFYVFFTILNISISFIRLLIEVIISAIHATPYTKIFLWLVKRKIFPYGIWFEIISCHINSTGSLVRNSSENLDVPTKILEQNEEMIMRKCSVLVSCLHSNLMGIGELVLPHYRNIFSGFSRSILASIFHGVLTGRRTSSTLKVGLPSPMPWMCIPYREYWHLCHDSILACRQLRSCTS
- the LOC120073347 gene encoding phosphatidylinositol N-acetylglucosaminyltransferase subunit GPI1 isoform X2 — its product is MKMNGKCRLWWPKQHLACEPSSSCLLFGWFIPSSDSLDVVVAFTCSDVSLSQLQCDLKEVICDTNRTMPAILHDKSVFSLLGQCVPKLRRDRVLSSDGIDVLNGEKTSCYHYESGRNSEGNITGSCGRFTSQCHYLEVLWIPKLDYLCWNGQKVSNCDVHVIFYDSPVYDCHHFSLQPSNSSKQESSSCKRPKWVDELKQKELSFDLDAVILAINCAAAAKRPIERHLHAKRSPQLSIVARCYSFMWSLLAVSIASLSTLFYIAFQFFYKLHSIGSQLWMSNVVSRIFMATCINVRIRCCQILYWPIILQERGMRSLSNVEYAEKFALQKHSMWTSIAADVLLGNVVGVALLCYADFTCSSISNLARDITNHILRSGCVWLMGVPAGFKLNIELAGVLGIISLNAIQIWSTLWFFFGFIFVYVIKALAILGILFGGTLPAALTSDLISVATCHVSTLHWFISLIYSSQIQALAALWRIFRGQKQNPLRNRIDSYDYTVKQHIVGSLIFTPLLLLLPTTSVFYVFFTILNISISFIRLLIEVIISAIHATPYTKIFLWLVKRKIFPYGIWFEIISCHINSTGSLVRNSSENLDVPTKILEQNEEMIMRKCSVLVSCLHSNLMGIGELVLPHYRNIFSGFSRSILASIFHGVLTGRRTSSTLKVGLPSPMPWMCIPYREYWHLCHDSILACRQLRSCTS
- the LOC120073347 gene encoding phosphatidylinositol N-acetylglucosaminyltransferase subunit GPI1 isoform X3 yields the protein MPAILHDKSVFSLLGQCVPKLRRDRVLSSDGIDVLNGEKTSCYHYESGRNSEGNITGSCGRFTSQCHYLGGLSEQCRQVYSRNSDWLFLEFDSDKKYENSEVLWIPKLDYLCWNGQKVSNCDVHVIFYDSPVYDCHHFSLQPSNSSKQESSSCKRPKWVDELKQKELSFDLDAVILAINCAAAAKRPIERHLHAKRSPQLSIVARCYSFMWSLLAVSIASLSTLFYIAFQFFYKLHSIGSQLWMSNVVSRIFMATCINVRIRCCQILYWPIILQERGMRSLSNVEYAEKFALQKHSMWTSIAADVLLGNVVGVALLCYADFTCSSISNLARDITNHILRSGCVWLMGVPAGFKLNIELAGVLGIISLNAIQIWSTLWFFFGFIFVYVIKALAILGILFGGTLPAALTSDLISVATCHVSTLHWFISLIYSSQIQALAALWRIFRGQKQNPLRNRIDSYDYTVKQHIVGSLIFTPLLLLLPTTSVFYVFFTILNISISFIRLLIEVIISAIHATPYTKIFLWLVKRKIFPYGIWFEIISCHINSTGSLVRNSSENLDVPTKILEQNEEMIMRKCSVLVSCLHSNLMGIGELVLPHYRNIFSGFSRSILASIFHGVLTGRRTSSTLKVGLPSPMPWMCIPYREYWHLCHDSILACRQLRSCTS